The stretch of DNA TCATCTTTGACAAATCGCCTAAAATAACAATTGTAGGCGCCGACTGAACAGCATTAACATTCTGTCCTTCTTCAACAACCGTTGCTAAAACGGTTCCCGCTGAAGGAGCGGTTATCCGCGTATAACCGAGATTAACCTCTGCACTCTCCACATCAATTTGAGCTTGTACAATTTGCTGGCGCAGTTGAGCAATTTGCGCTTCACGTATTTTCACTTGTGTCGCGGCATCATCAAGATTAGCTTTTGAAATTGCACGCGATTCAATCATTTTTTTCTGCCGTTCTAAATTTTTCTGTGCAAGGGAAAGATAAGCTTCTTGTTCCACTAAATTCGCATAATAATGCGATAATGCTGCTTTTTTTCTTTTCAGATCATTTTCTTGATCTGTAGGATCAATTTCTGCCAACAGATCCCCTTCTTTAACAACACTGCCCGGAAAAACGCGCATGGAAATCACCCGCCCCGTAGTGCGCGCACCAACCGCCACCAACCGATAAGGACGCACAAGCCCTGAAGCCAAAACACTTTCCTCGATATCACCACGCTTCACCACAGCTGTCATATACACTGGTGTAGATGTTCCAAAAAAAACAGAGCGCAACCACAACAAAATGATAATAATGAAGAGAGCAATAAGAAAGAATGA from Bartonella tribocorum CIP 105476 encodes:
- a CDS encoding efflux RND transporter periplasmic adaptor subunit; amino-acid sequence: MKKNFIKNFITKRKKLSFFLIALFIIIILLWLRSVFFGTSTPVYMTAVVKRGDIEESVLASGLVRPYRLVAVGARTTGRVISMRVFPGSVVKEGDLLAEIDPTDQENDLKRKKAALSHYYANLVEQEAYLSLAQKNLERQKKMIESRAISKANLDDAATQVKIREAQIAQLRQQIVQAQIDVESAEVNLGYTRITAPSAGTVLATVVEEGQNVNAVQSAPTIVILGDLSKMTVKAQISEADILKVRAGQPLYFTVLGNSNRRYEGTLERVDPAPESIRADVSINPGAGGSSSLISSAIYYNGIVHVDNKDNFLRTYMTAQVHIILGRAQNVLLVPSDALRDETKEGKAWVSVLVGENKAVAKQVTVGLNNKVMAEIASGLDEGDVVITGSRDGVMPEIPDEHSEDEN